The genomic region ATCCTGAATCTTGGCCCCGGCGCTGTCGGTGAACAGACCGTACTCGAGGAGCGGGCGGCAGCGCGCGAGTACGTTCTGCACACCTCGCTCCTTCTCTAGCGCGGCGATGTTGTCCCGGACCTCGTCGAGGGTCGGGATCCCGGCCGGGGTGGGCCCGCCGTGGCCGCGGTCCTCATAGGCCTTCGCCAGCGCCTGATAGAAGACGTCGCGCTGGATGTCCCCAAGTCCGCAGACATAGCCGAAGATCTCGGAGATGGACGTCGCGTTGATCCGGTAGGCGAACCTGCCGCTGCCGTCCGTGATCTCGAATGGTGAGAACGGCAGCCCATCGGTCGCGTTGTAGACCCGCAGTGATGGGGGCCGGCGGGCGTCGGTGCCGAACTGGCCATGGAAGTCGATAACCAGAGCCGGCAGGCCGTCGGCTGCAGCTCCCTGCAGGAGCCGGATCGTCGTCTCAGACTTGCCCTGGCCTGGAATTCCGAGGATGAACAGATGTGGGCTGCCGCTGGTGCTTGCCTCCCAGACGATCTCTTCTTCGGGCGGCAGGGTCCGGCCCAGGGTGACCCGTGCGGTCCTCAGTGGGTCTGGAGCCGCAGGCTCTGGGACTTCTGGGGTGGGAACTGGCCGGCCGTCGCCATGGATCCCGGTATCCGGCACCCCCGTGTCAGCCTGGTCGTGGTGTGGTGACAGTACGTCGTCGGGGCGGTGTGGCGCCTGGGTGGTCTCCGCCAGCGCTTCAGTTTCTTCGGAAGCCGCCCGCTGGGCTGGCGGTAGGACGGTGAGCGCATCGGCGCCGCACGGCGGTAGGACATAACCTGCGGGCTGGACGCCAGCCCCAGCAGGGTCGTCGGCGCCCAGGTTGTTGGCGGTGAGGCTGCGGATGCGGACGCCGTCGACCTGGAAGTCCGCTGTCCCATCCGCGTGGAGCACGACGATGTAGCCACTCCCGCGGTAGTCGATGGTCAGACCGGCGTTGTCCAGCCGCTCGATGGCCTCGGTCGCGCGGTGGAACTCGGCCTCGTTGGTGACCAGGCCGCGCCGTACCGCCCGGCGTAGGTAGAAGCGCAGCAGCGAAGCGAGCCGGGCGCGCTGCAGGGGTCGGTCGATACGCGCCGGCTCCTTGAAGAACAGCCCCTCGACGAGCTCGTTTGTGCGGAGAACCTGGCTGGCGATGTCACGGCCCAGGTCCTCGCTGCCGAGCATGCCGCGGGACTTGACCTCGACCGCCTCAATGCTGACCCGCCGGCTGGAGGGGAACCGGACCAGAAGGAGGTCGCAGCGGCGGGCCTGCTGCTGGGTGGCCTGGGACTGCCGCTGCGCGTGGACGCCGAACAGTTCGGGGTGCGCGTCGACGGGGATGACGATGGTGTTCTCGAGTTCGCCGCGCCGCCGCAGATGCGCGACGACCGCCGCGAGCGCCACGGCCTCCTTCGCGCGGTTGTCGTCCCCGGTTGCGGCTAGGACCAGCCGGCCGGAAACGAGTAGCAGCTCGTCGATCACCGACGAGACCGACTCGTCGGGCCGGGTGAAGCCGAGCTCGATCATCGCCTTGTAGAACATTTTCTCGACGTCGGCGCGGTATGCGGTCGTGATGGCCATCTGCTGGCCAATGCCGTCGAGGAACTCCGGAGCGTAGTCGAGGATGTAGCGGCGGCCGCTCGCGGTGCGGGCCGACGGGTCGTCGAAGGAGTCCAACCCGAGGAACCGGTCGAGGACGATGACCCAATCGCATCGCTCGTGCGCGATGTCAAGGATGTGCTTGGTCATCCCTGAGACCTCCATGCGAACCCGGGCATCCGCTGCGGCGCCTCGCGGCTCCGCGCTGGCCGGGGGAGGCCCATCGGTTGCGGGCGGGACGGGAACCGCCAAGGACTGGGTGGTGAGGAGGACGGTCGCATCAGTGTCGAAGGGGTCGGGCAGTGGCACGACACCGGTCGTTGCCGGGGCCGACGCCGCGGCGTCGGCCGGAACGCTCGACGCGGCGACGAACAGGGTGGTCACGGCTTCGGCGAACCGCCGGTGGATTTCGGTCACCTCGGCGCCACGGGCTGTGGGAAAGTCGATGCCTGTGACCCACCCGCCCTCCGGGTCGCGTTCGGTGACCGGTCGTGTGATCAGCCCGTGGAAGGACATGCTGCCTACCGCGGGAGCGGTGCGCGCGATGACCAGCTCGGGTCGGCTGAGGTCGGTGAGCACCGCCAGGTGGGCGTCGTGGGCCGCGTCGATCTCCTGGAGTGGGGCGACGGACAGCTCCAGCTCCGGGTCGAGGAATCCCCGCCCGCGGCGGGTCCGGGAACGGGTCTCCAGCAGGTCCCGTTGCAGTTCGCGCAGCGCCGGCAGCGGGCTGGTCTCGGACGCGCCTTCGCCGAACGCCTGGATGTACAGGTGCGGGGGCAGCGAGCTCTCGGCCTCGCCGTTGACGGAGTCCTCGTCCTGCTCCGTGGTCACGATGCTCAACGCGTCGGCGAGGAACGCGCCGCTGCCAGGATTCGTCGCGAGGATCCGAAGCCGCGCCGGATGCTGGTGAGTGCCGCGGTAGAGCCGCACCCGGTCGGCGAGCCGGCTTGCTGGAACCTCGCCGACGCTGACATCCGAGGCCGGCAGGCCGAGCGCGTTGATGATCTCACTCACCGCCGTAGCCGGGTCGGACTCGTCGACCGGCAGATAGAGGCCGTGCAGGAGCCGCAGGTTCTGGGTGAAGACGTAGGGCGCGCCAGCGTCGTTGTTGAGCAGGAACGGTACCCGGGCCGGGCTGAGCCGAGCCAGCAGCTCCAGGTCTACCTGGGCTGCGCGTTCTCTGGCGGGCATGGCGCGGAGCTGGCGGCGCCATGACTCCAACTCGGCATAGTAGGCCGCGTACCAGGCGACCCGCAGCGGGTGGGTGGGCAGCACGACCAGGGCGTCGACCGGCGTGTTGCGGCGGCCGAGGACAACGCGCAGCCGGAGGGTGTCAAGGGCGGTGAGCGCATGCAGGTCGGCGAGGCTGGCGCCGTCACGGCGCTGAAGGATCCGGCTGTACGTCGCCGTGTACCTGTTCGCCAGTGCGGTCAGTTCGTCGTCGAAGTCCGCGACCTCGACGAGGCCCCGACCGGACTGGCCGCGCACGGCCTCGAAGAACTCTCGGCGGACGGTACTGAAGGCGCGGCCGG from Frankia alni ACN14a harbors:
- a CDS encoding ATP-binding protein, encoding MTDLSRPLATRIATLLVDDFLRGATAGRCLRLDHLLESDCHAIRDAAAIVLAQLPPSSTGGANAQVAVLGTENRADDTVISPERAIELRNRKIAALLLLVPAGVDSPAASSLENSFEAIDLEQLFKGILRDLENHLPRPLRDTYDQVLQAQSTQRRVFPLSRHARAEYLLALHAAANESREDSMDSALHAAGANLHLLGLIPDLGGAPFTERLVDNAACVAALVKPARAQDDARTRLRNCPLHQHYDDAYRAIERFIVAVPRLSERTWLRELAAPAHRELTFEHWPLNPSTDSDLLSLYVNPFAVNGVIPAGTGLRDPQDGTLPTCSAKGGFVKLTWSTEPAKPKDVTKWSVEMLPSKEFYGPETDFDVELPTASPKGTAHSSKLTINLDPEGVDRAPAVVVVRIQALDRNGQVLKLADGEPAQAISQEFALDSTPPSESTSVRRESAPSLPIARLRAAAEGAEADIESCEGWQESDLAYLQLRFGRRHGGRMSLSIPLRELQQQILETPDNGGRYAATVPAGQLLTPERTAQASPDWASVAGRAFSTVRREFFEAVRGQSGRGLVEVADFDDELTALANRYTATYSRILQRRDGASLADLHALTALDTLRLRVVLGRRNTPVDALVVLPTHPLRVAWYAAYYAELESWRRQLRAMPARERAAQVDLELLARLSPARVPFLLNNDAGAPYVFTQNLRLLHGLYLPVDESDPATAVSEIINALGLPASDVSVGEVPASRLADRVRLYRGTHQHPARLRILATNPGSGAFLADALSIVTTEQDEDSVNGEAESSLPPHLYIQAFGEGASETSPLPALRELQRDLLETRSRTRRGRGFLDPELELSVAPLQEIDAAHDAHLAVLTDLSRPELVIARTAPAVGSMSFHGLITRPVTERDPEGGWVTGIDFPTARGAEVTEIHRRFAEAVTTLFVAASSVPADAAASAPATTGVVPLPDPFDTDATVLLTTQSLAVPVPPATDGPPPASAEPRGAAADARVRMEVSGMTKHILDIAHERCDWVIVLDRFLGLDSFDDPSARTASGRRYILDYAPEFLDGIGQQMAITTAYRADVEKMFYKAMIELGFTRPDESVSSVIDELLLVSGRLVLAATGDDNRAKEAVALAAVVAHLRRRGELENTIVIPVDAHPELFGVHAQRQSQATQQQARRCDLLLVRFPSSRRVSIEAVEVKSRGMLGSEDLGRDIASQVLRTNELVEGLFFKEPARIDRPLQRARLASLLRFYLRRAVRRGLVTNEAEFHRATEAIERLDNAGLTIDYRGSGYIVVLHADGTADFQVDGVRIRSLTANNLGADDPAGAGVQPAGYVLPPCGADALTVLPPAQRAASEETEALAETTQAPHRPDDVLSPHHDQADTGVPDTGIHGDGRPVPTPEVPEPAAPDPLRTARVTLGRTLPPEEEIVWEASTSGSPHLFILGIPGQGKSETTIRLLQGAAADGLPALVIDFHGQFGTDARRPPSLRVYNATDGLPFSPFEITDGSGRFAYRINATSISEIFGYVCGLGDIQRDVFYQALAKAYEDRGHGGPTPAGIPTLDEVRDNIAALEKERGVQNVLARCRPLLEYGLFTDSAGAKIQDLIREGLVVDLHGFAEVEQAQIAAGAFLLRKVYRDMFSWGQTGELRLAIVLDEAHRLAKDATLPKLMKEGRKFGVAVIVASQGIDDFHPDVLANAGTKIVFRMNYPQSRKAAGFLHTRAGKDLSEDLEQLPVGDAYIQTPIMTTARRTRMLRPEGSPKYPER